Proteins encoded within one genomic window of Gallus gallus isolate bGalGal1 chromosome 1, bGalGal1.mat.broiler.GRCg7b, whole genome shotgun sequence:
- the PRSS2 gene encoding trypsin II-P29 precursor: protein MKFLFLILSCLGAAVAFPGGADDDKIVGGYTCPEHSVPYQVSLNSGYHFCGGSLINSQWVLSAAHCYKSRIQVRLGEYNIDVQEDSEVVRSSSVIIRHPKYSSITLNNDIMLIKLASAVEYSADIQPIALPSSCAKAGTECLISGWGNTLSNGYNYPELLQCLNAPILSDQECQEAYPGDITSNMICVGFLEGGKDSCQGDSGGPVVCNGELQGIVSWGIGCALKGYPGVYTKVCNYVDWIQETIAAY from the exons ATGAAGTTTCTCTTCCTGATTCTCTcctgcctgggagcagctg TTGCTTTCCCTGGAGGTGCCGATGATGACAAGATTGTGGGAGGCTACACCTGCCCAGAGCATTCGGTTCCCTACCAGGTGTCCCTGAACTCTGGGTATCACTTCTGTGGAGGGTCCCTCATCAACAGCCAGTGGGTCTTgtcagctgctcactgctatAAATC CCGTATACAAGTGAGGCTGGGAGAGTACAACATCGATGTGCAGGAAGACAGTGAAGTAGTCAGGAGTTCATCAGTAATCATTCGCCATCCTAAATACAGTTCAATAACCCTCAATAATGACATTATGTTGATCAAGTTGGCATCTGCGGTGGAATACAGTGCCGACATTCAACCCATAGCTCTGCCCAGCTCCTGTGCCAAGGCGGGGACCGAGTGCCTGATCTCAGGGTGGGGAAACACGCTGAGCAATGGCT ACAATTACCCTGAACTTCTCCAGTGCCTGAACGCTCCGATTCTGAGTGACCAAGAGTGCCAGGAGGCCTACCCGGGTGATATCACCAGCAACATGATCTGTGTCGGGTTCCTGGAGGGTGGGAAAGACTCGTGCCAG ggTGACTCGGGTGGACCAGTTGTGTGCAATGGAGAACTGCAAGGAATTGTGTCCTGGGGAATTGGATGTGCTCTGAAAGGTTATCCCGGAGTTTACACCAAGGTCTGCAATTACGTTGACTGGATCCAGGAAACCATTGCAGCCTACTGA
- the PRSS3 gene encoding trypsin I-P1 precursor, with protein MKFLVLVAFVGVAVAFPISDEDDDKIVGGYSCARSAAPYQVSLNSGYHFCGGSLISSQWVLSAAHCYKSSIQVKLGEYNLAAQDGSEQTISSSKVIRHSGYNANTLNNDIMLIKLSKAATLNSYVNTVPLPTSCVTAGTTCLISGWGNTLSSGSLYPDVLQCLNAPVLSSSQCSSAYPGRITSNMICIGYLNGGKDSCQGDSGGPVVCNGQLQGIVSWGIGCAQKGYPGVYTKVCNYVSWIKTTMSSN; from the exons ATGAAATTCTTAGTGTTAGTCGCCTTTGTTGGTGTGGCTG TTGCCTTCCCCATCAGTGATGAGGATGATGACAAGATTGTGGGAGGCTACAGCTGTGCAAGGAGTGCCGCACCCTACCAGGTGTCTCTGAATTCTGGATATCACTTCTGTGGAGGCTCTCTCATCAGCAGCCAATGGGTGCTgtcagctgctcactgctacaAGTC ttccaTTCAAGTGAAGCTTGGGGAATACAACCTGGCAGCCCAAGACGGCAGCGAGCAGACCATTAGTTCATCTAAAGTCATCCGTCACTCTGGCTACAATGCCAACACACTGAACAATGATATCATGCTCATCAAGCTTTCCAAAGCAGCCACACTCAACTCCTACGTCAACACAGTTCCTCTGCCTACCAGCTGTGTGACCGCTGGAACAACGTGCCTGATCTCTGGATGGGGCAACACACTCAGCAGCGGCT CTCTGTATCCAGATGTCCTGCAGTGCCTGAATGCCCCTGTACTCTCCTCAAGccagtgcagcagtgcttaTCCTGGAAGAATTACCAGTAACATGATATGTATTGGATACCTGAATGGAGGAAAAGACTCCTGCCAG GGGGATTCCGGTGGTCCAGTTGTCTGCAATGGTCAGCTTCAGGGTATTGTTTCCTGGGGTATTGGATGTGCACAAAAAGGTTATCCTGGTGTTTACACTAAGGTTTGCAATTATGTTTCCTGGATTAAAACGACTATGTCTTCCAACTGA